A single Deltaproteobacteria bacterium DNA region contains:
- a CDS encoding IS4 family transposase yields MHRLPTVFAQILRLIPRTEFEKLAREHGGQKGVRSFSCWAQLGCLLYAQLSRQMSLRDLVLALETKRRFLYQTIGTPEVRRSTLADANERRSYRIYEAQCLRQVPAHRFRFRHKLYSFDASVIDLCLSVFPWAKFRRTKGAIKLHALLDHDGHIPSVVRITTGSTHDIQEGRKFVFEPDSIFVFDRGYVDYAWFYQIHLQRAFFVTRLKRGATFRVVARREPPPLSGVTSDQTIRIKGSKADSIPVELRRISYIDPGTGKRYFFLTNHFRLSAKTVAEIYR; encoded by the coding sequence GTGCACAGGCTCCCCACCGTTTTCGCGCAGATTCTGCGCCTCATTCCGCGCACCGAGTTCGAGAAGCTCGCGCGCGAGCATGGAGGCCAAAAGGGCGTCCGCTCGTTCTCCTGTTGGGCGCAGCTCGGGTGTCTATTGTACGCACAGCTCAGCCGCCAGATGAGTCTGCGTGATCTCGTGCTGGCGCTGGAGACCAAGCGCCGTTTCCTCTACCAAACCATCGGGACGCCCGAGGTGCGGCGCAGCACACTCGCCGACGCCAATGAACGGCGGTCGTACCGGATCTACGAGGCGCAGTGCCTCCGGCAAGTGCCCGCGCATCGCTTCCGGTTCCGGCACAAACTCTACTCCTTCGACGCGAGCGTCATCGATCTCTGCCTGAGCGTCTTCCCGTGGGCCAAGTTTCGCCGCACCAAGGGCGCCATCAAGCTGCACGCGCTCCTCGACCACGACGGCCACATTCCCTCCGTCGTGCGCATCACCACGGGCTCGACCCACGACATTCAGGAAGGGCGGAAATTCGTGTTCGAACCGGACAGCATTTTCGTCTTCGACCGGGGCTACGTGGACTACGCGTGGTTCTACCAGATCCACCTCCAGCGTGCGTTCTTCGTCACCCGACTCAAGCGGGGCGCGACGTTCCGCGTGGTCGCCCGCCGCGAACCACCCCCGCTGTCGGGCGTCACCTCGGATCAGACGATCCGAATCAAAGGCAGTAAAGCGGACAGCATCCCGGTCGAGTTGCGGCGCATCAGCTACATCGATCCGGGCACCGGCAAGCGGTACTTCTTCCTCACCAATCACTTCCGCCTGAGTGCGAAGACGGTCGCGGAGATTTACCG